From a region of the Fibrobacter sp. UWR4 genome:
- a CDS encoding DUF3943 domain-containing protein, with the protein MKKVWSVILVVFALTQVSWSQSMSRDSVLSIQEAMQRRQELVGNPDTFPSTEMLPEDSIAQKVVSPFVTAAEVFGLNVFVWAWDYYVLDKHYAHTGPSYWKRNIQEGWKWDHNHWAINFYGHPYQGSMYYASARAGGNGFYRSMVWTALGSYTWEMFAETEYPAPNDLITTTIGGSIYGEVLYRLSRLAYNKYDVPWYRQLVAFVLEPAGYLQRKAFGNRDFYTGWIPMELAVAAGAGSRFGSNYRIGSQSADELDEEWNDHHGMMGLHLEYGRPYTIVRQPFDYFTVDVFGESGFEGNLLQLDVMGKLKNVGIHGRGHWLDFAINLDFDSFYGELATVSTISLGGALDLALWVTPNLRFRIMNQLYWILLGTADMGYDDLIQEVHPEYTSDKNNYQYNMGVKYSLMTEFLYKDKWRFYNKVILDAMRTIPGSMPHYGARGWDFLLLNNTALEYKLTDRIDIGNRLDSYVKLAAYSSDIFEPMSRTIFTFSLYLNFHLMTGK; encoded by the coding sequence GTGAAAAAAGTTTGGAGTGTAATTCTTGTTGTTTTTGCCCTGACGCAGGTTTCATGGTCCCAGTCCATGAGCAGGGATTCCGTCCTGAGTATTCAGGAAGCGATGCAGCGACGCCAGGAACTTGTCGGGAATCCTGACACGTTTCCCTCCACTGAAATGCTTCCCGAAGACAGTATCGCGCAGAAGGTGGTTTCTCCCTTCGTGACCGCCGCGGAGGTTTTCGGTCTGAATGTTTTTGTGTGGGCCTGGGACTATTACGTGCTGGACAAGCATTACGCCCACACTGGTCCCAGCTATTGGAAACGCAACATCCAGGAAGGATGGAAGTGGGATCATAATCACTGGGCGATCAATTTCTACGGTCATCCTTATCAGGGATCCATGTATTATGCGTCCGCACGCGCAGGCGGTAACGGATTCTATCGCAGTATGGTGTGGACGGCCCTGGGAAGCTACACCTGGGAAATGTTTGCGGAGACGGAATATCCTGCGCCTAATGACCTGATCACTACGACAATCGGCGGCTCCATATATGGCGAAGTACTTTACAGGCTTTCCCGCCTGGCCTACAACAAGTACGATGTTCCCTGGTATCGTCAGCTAGTGGCATTCGTGCTGGAACCTGCCGGGTATTTGCAGCGGAAAGCATTCGGGAACCGTGATTTCTACACGGGCTGGATTCCGATGGAACTTGCTGTCGCAGCGGGTGCAGGGTCCCGATTCGGCAGTAACTACCGTATCGGTAGCCAGAGCGCCGATGAACTGGACGAGGAGTGGAACGATCATCACGGCATGATGGGGCTTCATCTGGAATACGGCAGGCCTTATACCATCGTGAGGCAGCCTTTTGATTACTTTACCGTGGATGTCTTTGGGGAAAGCGGATTCGAGGGGAACCTGCTCCAGCTTGATGTCATGGGAAAGCTGAAGAATGTGGGTATTCATGGTCGTGGCCACTGGCTCGACTTTGCCATCAATCTTGACTTCGATAGTTTCTACGGGGAGCTGGCAACGGTCAGTACGATTTCCCTGGGTGGCGCCCTGGATCTTGCCTTGTGGGTAACGCCTAATTTGCGTTTTCGAATTATGAATCAGCTGTACTGGATTCTACTGGGGACGGCCGACATGGGCTACGATGACCTGATTCAGGAAGTCCATCCGGAATACACTTCCGACAAGAATAATTACCAGTACAATATGGGCGTGAAATACAGCCTGATGACGGAGTTCCTGTATAAGGACAAGTGGCGTTTCTATAACAAGGTTATCCTGGATGCCATGCGTACGATTCCTGGATCCATGCCCCATTACGGGGCCCGCGGATGGGACTTCCTGTTGCTGAACAATACCGCACTAGAATATAAATTGACGGACCGTATCGATATCGGCAACCGCCTGGATTCCTATGTGAAGCTGGCGGCCTATTCCTCGGATATTTTCGAGCCCATGAGCCGCACGATCTTTACGTTCTCGCTGTACCTAAACTTCCATCTAATGACAGGGAAGTAA
- a CDS encoding metallophosphoesterase, which translates to MNSTFLKIGQISDLHIGNDESLVQGIDVRANFMNALYSESMKDLDLLVLSGDLANEDAEPGAYKYVAEVVNSLPIPCCVIPGNHDRIEVMEKFFDLKGKVHHGRCYYRYDIAGKTIFFLDSAVGDISRDQLDWLKEEAAKVQDEVIVFMHHPPCFCNHRFMDLRFFMRNMLEVQEVLAGIPNLTHIFTGHYHDHFEVSLGRQKVHVAPASQMQIDPSTPYFSLKSSNPGWQVIKWGKDFVESEVYFK; encoded by the coding sequence ATGAATTCAACATTTCTAAAAATTGGCCAGATTTCCGACCTCCATATCGGTAACGACGAAAGTCTGGTTCAGGGCATTGATGTACGTGCCAACTTCATGAACGCACTCTATTCGGAGTCCATGAAGGATTTAGACTTGTTGGTTCTTTCTGGTGATCTTGCAAACGAAGATGCCGAACCCGGCGCCTACAAGTATGTGGCCGAAGTTGTCAATAGCTTGCCCATTCCCTGCTGCGTCATCCCGGGTAACCACGACCGTATCGAGGTCATGGAAAAATTCTTCGACCTCAAGGGTAAAGTCCATCATGGCAGATGCTATTACCGCTACGATATTGCGGGCAAGACCATCTTCTTCCTGGATAGTGCTGTTGGTGACATTTCCCGCGACCAGCTGGACTGGCTCAAGGAGGAAGCTGCAAAGGTACAGGACGAAGTGATCGTCTTTATGCATCATCCTCCCTGCTTCTGCAACCATCGCTTTATGGATTTGCGCTTCTTCATGCGCAACATGTTGGAAGTCCAGGAAGTGCTCGCTGGCATCCCTAACCTGACCCACATCTTCACCGGTCACTACCATGATCACTTTGAAGTGTCCCTTGGACGTCAGAAGGTTCATGTGGCACCTGCAAGCCAGATGCAGATTGACCCAAGTACCCCGTATTTCAGCCTCAAGAGCTCCAATCCTGGGTGGCAGGTCATTAAATGGGGAAAAGATTTTGTAGAATCTGAAGTTTATTTCAAATAA
- a CDS encoding polymer-forming cytoskeletal protein: protein MATKGEQEITQIGNSVTLKGDISGKSDVRVAGNIIGSVNIEGEIIVERQGYVEGEVKSQTAVIAGSIKGNIECTEKLILESTSKFVGNIKTKQLIIQEGAQFQGNCQMGVSVQQPTAQQKSAAPVQSEKKLDL from the coding sequence ATGGCAACTAAAGGTGAACAGGAAATCACCCAGATTGGCAATAGCGTCACTTTGAAAGGTGACATCAGCGGTAAGAGCGACGTTCGCGTTGCAGGCAACATCATCGGTAGCGTAAACATCGAAGGTGAAATCATCGTTGAACGCCAGGGCTACGTTGAAGGCGAAGTCAAGTCCCAGACTGCTGTTATCGCAGGTTCCATCAAGGGCAACATCGAATGCACCGAAAAGCTCATTCTCGAAAGCACTTCCAAATTCGTTGGCAACATCAAGACCAAGCAGCTGATCATCCAGGAAGGTGCCCAGTTCCAGGGTAACTGCCAGATGGGTGTTAGCGTTCAGCAGCCCACCGCTCAGCAGAAGTCCGCTGCTCCTGTCCAGTCCGAAAAGAAGCTCGACCTCTAA
- a CDS encoding M23 family metallopeptidase, giving the protein MKGKYYTLQIIPEDSQGIKKYRLHAIWFTLAKIFAVVFLIGVIAGVFIVKKGTSVLTNYERLKIANAQLSKKNANYEELFSRIDSLWVLEERLQNIFETFVENDSNKINSLIEKDKFAHTPSEKIEIDFEGIHGWKPPEEHLKQERMPNVVPVVGVVSKKFSVETNHMGVDLAATSGNPVFAAGSGTVEFAGKKDDLGNMVIINHHNGYITTYSHMKDIRTSKGRNVSKGDVIGTVGATGNSTGPHLHYTISRNGEELDPELFFNF; this is encoded by the coding sequence TTGAAAGGTAAATACTATACACTCCAGATCATTCCGGAAGATTCCCAGGGAATCAAGAAGTACCGTCTTCACGCCATCTGGTTTACGCTGGCAAAGATCTTTGCCGTCGTTTTCCTCATTGGCGTCATTGCCGGTGTCTTCATCGTCAAGAAAGGTACCAGCGTTCTTACAAATTACGAGCGCCTGAAGATTGCAAACGCTCAGCTTTCAAAGAAAAATGCAAACTACGAAGAACTTTTCTCCCGTATTGACTCACTTTGGGTCCTGGAGGAAAGACTTCAGAATATCTTTGAAACATTCGTGGAGAACGATTCCAATAAAATCAACAGTTTGATTGAAAAGGACAAGTTCGCCCATACGCCTTCCGAAAAAATCGAGATCGATTTTGAAGGAATTCACGGATGGAAACCGCCCGAGGAACATCTGAAGCAGGAAAGAATGCCAAATGTCGTTCCTGTGGTGGGCGTAGTCAGCAAAAAGTTCTCTGTCGAAACAAACCACATGGGTGTAGACCTGGCAGCGACTTCCGGGAACCCGGTTTTTGCAGCAGGCAGCGGCACCGTGGAATTTGCTGGCAAGAAGGATGACCTGGGCAACATGGTCATTATCAACCATCATAATGGATATATAACAACCTACTCCCACATGAAGGACATCCGTACCTCCAAGGGTCGCAACGTCTCCAAGGGTGATGTCATCGGTACAGTAGGTGCCACAGGAAACTCAACCGGACCTCACCTCCACTACACGATCTCCAGAAATGGGGAGGAGCTGGATCCAGAACTATTCTTTAACTTCTAA